Proteins from one Salvelinus namaycush isolate Seneca chromosome 34, SaNama_1.0, whole genome shotgun sequence genomic window:
- the LOC120029069 gene encoding schwannomin-interacting protein 1-like isoform X2, producing MVHQENCSHQAQKNERESIRQKLALGSFFDDGPGIYTSCSKSGKPSLSSRLQSGMNLQICFVNDSGSDKDSDADDSKTETSLDTPLSPMSKQSSSYSDRDTTEEDSESLEDMDFLSRQKKLQAEAKLALAMAKPMAKMQVEVEKQNRKKSPVADLLPHLPHINECLMKRSLKTTDLRDMTLGQLQVIVNDLHSQIESLNEELVQLLLIRDELHMEQDAMLVDIEDLTRHAESQQKHMAEKTPSK from the exons gcCCAAAAGAATGAGAGGGAGTCCATCCGGCAGAAGCTGGCCCTGGGTAGTTTCTTTGACGATGGGCCGGGTATCTATACCAGCTGCAGCAAGAGTGGCAAGCCCAGTCTGTCCTCACG gCTGCAGAGTGGGATGAACCTGCAGATCTGTTTTGTCAACGACAGCGGCAGCGACAAGGACAGCGATGCAGACGACAGCAAGACAGAGACCAGTCTGGACACACCGCTGTCCCCCATG TCGAAGCAAAGTTCGTCCTACTCTGACCGGGACACTACGGAGGAAGACAGTGAGTCTCTGGAGGACATGGACTTCCTGAGCAGACAGAAGAAGTTGCAGGCCGAGGCTAAGCTAGCCCTGGCGATGGCCAAACCCATGGCCAAGATGCAGGTGGAGGTGGAAAAACAGAACCGCAAAAAGTCCCCTGTGGCAGACCTG CTGCCCCACTTGCCCCACATCAATGAGTGTCTGATGAAGAGGAGCCTGAAGACTACAGACCTGAGGGACATGACCCTGGGACAACTACAGGTTATAGTCAACGACCTGCACTCCCAGATAGAGA GTCTGAATGAGGAGCTGGTGCAGCTGCTGCTGATCAGGGATGAACTGCACATGGAGCAGGATGCCATGCTGGTGGACATAGAGGACCTGACTAG GCATGCTGAGAGCCAGCAGAAACACATGGCTGAGAAGACACCATCCAAATGA
- the LOC120028377 gene encoding uncharacterized protein LOC120028377, which yields MLPNFYLYLASCVLLLALSCQVSMGTPVRTPRSLDSEKCGQCADLSRELVKNVRKLLDNENLFRGLNCSEQRVEVNSKTQTVLACEPNTDMNTRCSGQRNTTFSESECLRNIRIDLEHYAASLQAYKQADLSSTAQDTQNLLNICPSTQWVSSSQVADPKLTSGDPVDQRVHLCKVLKGFHLRVITISRAMGYISAGDHRK from the exons ATGCTGCCAAACTTTTATTTAT ACCTTGCCAGCTGTGTGCTGCTCCTCGCCTTGTCCTGCCAAGTCTCCATGGGAACCCCAGTGCGCACGCCGCGGAGTTTAGACTCTGAGAAATGCGGGCAGTGCGCTGACCTCTCCAGAGAGCTCGTCAAGAATGTTAGAAAGCTCCTGGACAAC GAAAACCTGTTTCGGGGTTTAAACTGCTCGGAGCAGCGCGTGGAGGTGAACAGTAAGACCCAGACAGTCCTAGCCTGCGAACCCAACACGGACATG AACACAAGATGCTCTGGTCAACGGAACACCACATTCAGTGAG AGTGAGTGTCTGAGGAACATCCGAATAGACCTAGAACATTATGCTGCCTCACTACAGGCTTACAAACAGGCCGACCTCAGCTCCACTGCCCAGGACACCCAGAACCTACTAAATATTTGTCCATCCACACAATGGGTGTCTTCCTCACAG GTTGCAGACCCTAAGCTGACTAGTGGTGACCCTGTGGACCAGAGGGTCCATCTGTGTAAGGTACTGAAGGGCTTCCACCTCCGGGTCATCACCATCAGCAGAGCCATGGGCTACATCTCTGCTGGGGACCACAGGAAGTAA